taaaaatattattatcaatagcagttttataaatatatatatagactaaCCTCTTGATAATGGTTCTAGTAGTGTCTTGTAAGCATCATTAACTAATGAAGAATACTGTGCAGATATTTCTTGTTCTTCCttatttctgaaataaaaattaaacaaatgtattcgtcattttaaaaacactttagatgattttttttatttaggggATGAAAGCAATAAGaaatactgtaattaaattattttaactgtaTGATGGCAGATTAAAAGCTCTGTAATGTTATTTGAAACTGGATACTAATTTTTGGAAACTTTtacgttatatattaaaaattaattgaaagtcATCTCTGTAcgaacttaatatttaataattatttaatcgtatttataaatataaatatataataaaaaatgagttATTACAAACCTGTTTGCATATTTGTCTGGGTgtagatatttttgtaattcctTATATTTCTTTGATAGTTCATTTTCATCTAAGTCATATGTTTCCTTGACGCCAAGAATCTTAAAGTAATTTTCTGATTTATCAGGTCTTTGTAAGACTTTGCAGTTGGAACAGAAGAGATTTGAGACCATGGTAGTAATATTATTTCCACATGACCAGCATGATAAATATCTAATTTGGTGTTTTGTTCCGATTATTGAAAGATTCCGAAAAAGTCTTTgagtcaacattttttttaaaattataaactattcaaaaaaagacttttaaaCTATGCGGCTCTGATTACGATACTGCTAAAAAAATGACGTGTCTGAAATGTCTTATAAACTATTAATAGTGTTTTAacgttaatataaatacatacttttCTCGTTAAGGGTATgactattttctttttaataatattacacaacAATTCAAATAAGTTACTTCTTTAGAGGTATACACTTACACTATACAGACATATCATGACTTAGCCATCAGTGTTGAATATTGAATAACATTAATGACATATGTCAAATTCTTATGTCAAAATCAGCTGATTGAATCTTTGAACTGAAATATAGGTATCattttgatacaaaatattaataaaaaataaagaactaaAATTAACCTAACAACCACTTAGTTgttcttagatattatttatacagttttttttgttatttgttcataatgttaaacattattgtaatataataaatataataagtatattatgtgAATGTTTTCCTTAGATAGTGTTGttaataggattttttttgataaattttccaTAGACAATTTGTTTAGGATAATTGACATTTGACATGtacagtttaaataaatataatttgtaaatataaacatacatacattttaaaatacttaaaataatttcatagaacaTAAGTGTacatatttgtttctaaacagTTATATTGCTGTTTTCGAATAATTCGTTTACATCACAGAGAAACAATGGTTTCATATTTCACTATTGACGCTACTGGTGAAGGTACGAATTTCCAAAAAGAGATATCAAACATGATGCATGGGTTTGGAGATAACCCGAATCCAAATGCTGCAACAGTTGTTTTAGTAGAAAATATCGTTCTCCAACAACTGAGATCAATGTTACAAGAATCGTTGAATAACTCCACTATGAGAGGCTCgaatacaataacaaattatgatataatttatttagtgagGAAAAAtcctgtaaaattaaaaagacttCACGATTATCAAATAAAGCTTGACCGTATTGATAAAAATCGTCAATCAACAGTCACTACGCCAACGGAAACAATTCTACCAGGTATTATTTTAGAAGAAGAAAAAGAGGTCACATTAAAGAAAAAACGCACACACATCGATGTCATAAAGGAAATCGATGAAACAGATGAAATGAGTTTAATCAAATTCGATGCTATTGACTATTTAAGAAAAGTAAGAGCATCAAAAATAACTGAATCAATGTCGTATGAAAAATATGAAGCTTATCACAAAGCTAGGTGTAGTTCATTTCGTTCGAGTTACGGTCTTAGTAAAGGATTTGTTAAGCTGGAAAGATGGATCAATCCAAATAaagaactaaaaataaactCGCTAGCTTTGGAAGTCCTATGTTTTCTAGCTTATGAGACAGTCGCAGAAATAGTGGATGCTGTCTTCTTGATACGACAGGACAGTAAAAAGAAGAGTGGGGATCCATTTAGTAAATTTGAGGGTGGTTACTTTTGCAATCCACAGAGTTTAAACAATGCCGTTTATATTAAGTCTGGTTATGAAGGTTGTCCGGCGATAACAGTCGCCGAAGTGAGGGAAGTGTTAAGACGGTATTTCACACCTCGTAGCGGAATGAACGGGCTTTTCTATAGGAATATGAGTATGGATTTACCAGTCAGATATATTGCAATatagacaataaaaaagtaaaatatgtgTTTTGTTGTTTCATTATAAGATTAATTTTCTGACATCATAATATGtgatatatagttattataactttatcataaggtttataacatatattatatatgaataatattgaattattgtgATTAATTCTATGCTGAGCTTGTCACTGAAAAGATTtcacttaatatttttcattaaaaaatcagTTTTGGTAAAAAGTTTagcaatttcattaaaatacaatttaagtcacttatattattattaaagttaacaaACGAGGTTTACATTACATTTCATTGATGACTGTAATTAAGAAATTAACTTTTTGCAAAATTATGTGAGTATTTTTATCAcactaaaaaagaaaacaaaaaaaattagacacttgcagacTACCCCAATAATTCTGGAATCTGGCAGTTTTTTGTTGGCTCATAGTCTCcagctaaatttaaaattatgtatatagacttacttaattaattttgatattggtAGCACTGAAAGTGTGGTTAAAGCGTGGAAGGAGGCAATTCCCGCTTGctatagaaaacaaaatacagTCTCCAACAAATTGATGCGGTGAAAGTGAGCTTGCTTTGATACGCAAGGACAGAAGACATGCAAGTTCCGTACGAGGAGATGTGACtacttgaaattttatataattgtattaatacaGAGCTATATCACTTTTGAATGTATATTCCatcaagaagaaccggcatgagACTCGGTAGTTAAtcctttacaatatttaaagcaCCAAGTTATGTCAGTTGAATATTATATTCTCCGTGAAAGTCAATAAGTGTTATCTCCACGCTTTTTCATCATTTACataatcttttattgaataatattacttattcataaatattttttaacgaaagattaaaattaataaaacggtCAAGTTACAATAATttgtagattttatttaaagaaacgaaaacagtaataatttattgactttgcggagtcggaaactcgCCAATCTTAACCAATGAATCTGAATTTAGACCAGGATCAGAAACATTGGATTTgtgtgttataaattatatcgatCTCGGTGGAGAATGAAAAAtcgtttcaaattttttatgtGCTGAATAAGACTCTGTCACGTCTTTTCATCAACCTGCATTACAGCAGCGTGGTggtctaagttttttttttttttttttttttcgaaatgtgtattgctgttggccctattggcctctacagcgtcaccgggtggGGTAGGCGAGCTATATGCTCAGGCCTAGTGATGGGGGCCCACTGAAGGGCCCAGAATACGAAGTTGGTGGTCTAAGACTCAAAGCCTTTCCTTCTAAAGGAGGGGAGGCCATGCACCAGCAGCTTCAGCACTTAAAGCttattttacttcttttttaCAATAGAAAATTGTAcctttgtgtttatataaaaatacgcgCAATAAGTACATTAATACGAAAGTACTATAAAAATATGcgcaacaattatattaatatgaaagtactggttgtaaatttaaataaaacaaaaaaatatatgtttcatagcatatttcaataaccttgttaaaataataagttagaTCAATGTCAACTTAGTCCATGTAGGTATTGTAGGATGTATCCTGAAATTTATTCCTAACTTGTAATAATATGCCAAATTTATcgactaattaaatattaaaatagtacataATATGATACGTATGGGATGCTCGGAAAATAAAGTAGTCAGTCCTTAAAAGAATATTTGCAATCAGGTAAGGgtaattttttagtaaatttaataatttcttacaaaatattcaGTATAATTATGAAAGAAATATCATTTTACCTGAGTCATCATCtacgtttatataattaattattacctatACCCGCTACCCGTCCTGGCTTAACATGATACAATAAGGGTCTGTATACAACTTTTAGATtgatgaacaaacataaaaagattGATCCTTTTTTCTGGGttagtatatatgtacgtatacacTTTTTCGTATTCGCTtttgccggcggtttttccgagcCGATaagacatgggaaccttcaagaatagAGCGTACTTCGAGCGTCTttctttaaaggccggcaacgcacctgcaagccctccggtgttgcagatgccACCAGACGGTGGTAATCActatccatcaggtgagcccaTTGCTTgtttgcataaaatataatttaaaaaatgccaCAAAAAATGTGGCGATGgacttttgaattattaatatttaaacactatAATCGTTTCGGAGAGCGAATAAAGCGAGAAGAAACGTGTAAAAATTATATGGCATAGATTACAGAccatatataaaagtataaattctTGAATATTCGCCTtagaaatttaaatcaaaatctcGGCTTTTGttcagaataatatatttaccacCATAAAGCTTTCTCTTGAATTAGGTACCTactctgtatatttttaaattgcataCAAATCCGTTGCGAAGTTAAAAAGATTTAgcaagtttgttttatactatgtgaggtattctataataatatgtgaATGTTCTATGTCAGTCAGAATGAATACATATCAGCCATTTTAGTTGCAAAAACCAACAGACAATCTCTTTCTATGTGAAGAAATAGATATATGTCTTATATAGTGTTGGAAAACAAGATCGTCTAATTTGTATAAGTACCGATGCTTGTTTAGGGTGGGTTGTTAGCATTGAAGGTACCCAAACCTATTGagaatttgtaattaaagttcTGTATTACACGATAGTCTATCGCTTGAGTCTATTGTCTATGCTTAGCCTTGAAATAAAACGGTTGTAGTCAGTATGAATTACAAACCCTTCTTCAGGATAGACTGCTTCAATTTAACATTGTTATGTTACAttacactgggccatctcgactcaagatgaactcgagtcgagatggcccagcggttagaacgcgtgcatcttaaccgatgattacgggttcaaacccaggcaagcaccgctgattcatgtgcttaatttgtctttataattcatctcgtgctcagcggtcatcgtgaggaaacctgcatgtgaccaatttcatagaaattctgccacagttgtagtccaccaacccgcattgtaacagcgtcgtggaatatgttccaaacctactcctcaaagggagaggaggcctttagcccagcagtgggaatttacaggctgttgttgttgttacattacctatatatttttttttacaaatgaatgttttgttcaaaattatatctttaaattgaaATGGGACCAGAAAGTTCCTCTcccaaatacaaaacaataaacacCAAGTTGGTACGTAAATTAGTTCAaagataataaacataaaaacatacaacgTAATTGACAATCTTTTCCCCCTTTCatctataactaaaaataataataatattcttccGCATATGTAACTTTTTGCTaagctgatattttttttcactcaaatatacatatgtacactcTTACTTCTACTGGTTTCATTTCATGTTGGCCGTTCTCGTTCTAGGTGCCAAGTTGGTCGTTGATCTTAActcttttaaaatcttttgcaTCATTTGTTCACCACGTAACTTGCGAGCCTTTTCCCTTCTTCTTTGCATAGAGCTTGATCTTTGTATGGCCTCATCCCATATTCATACCAGTTCATACGGCTTTCGGTCAACTAATTCACAATGGGCGATATCTTAAGGAACCATTGAAATACTCGTTTCGATGGCcataaatcttaatataacataataataacattttacttgATGCGTTAGGTACGCAGGCGTACCCAGGCCGGATAGTTAACCAAATACATTCTACCGCAAAGCAGAAATATTCTTtgacagtggtgaccacttagcatacCAAGTCTAATATAACGTAAGtccaaatgtatttttaagccGAGGATTACGTCCAGGACTCGATTttcttagtttttttatatagtttacgCCATTCAACctaatttatgataattatttacaaataggcACAGATATAAAAGcagtttttgaatttaaaaaagttaatggAAATGGAAATGCTGACTTCCAAATTCGGACACCTCAAGTACGAATAcctatgataaaaaaatggGCTGAAGagaatttaatgaaaacatGATGAGTTCATTATGCTATTACGCGTCCGATAGTAGAGgagaaatttacaaatttttaaaaatagaattctcGGAAGTTTGTGTTCTCAATTTGAACATACTATGCAATATGTATAGTAAGACGCAacgtagatgtagcatcggcaaaatttgcaAAACTGAAAACATCCGagttaagtacgctatcccaaattaccaatatttatttcttatgtgaatatgatctttacacgaacgtaataacttgtaatatcatatgacctaatatattcgtcaatttgacagtttaactgacgcgagaatctatagcgacgaatagcatcgaatgacGCGTTAAGaatctatttctattggttgtataaatcggcagtaatcgattttattgaatttgccgacgctatatctaagttgtgtcttcgTAAACACAACATAGTTTCAAGCTACACGTGATTGTGTTATTGCGAAATACAAGCGAGTATGTCCCAGCCGGGTTGTTCAACAATTAATAAACTGAATAAGTTCCTCTACACACGAACATTGACTATAGTTCACAACTCACCTTGCTCTTGTATTTTGAGAGCAGTTGcttgcaaatttaattttaccgcCTGAGTTATGGGCTGTGATATTGGAGTCTCGTAGGTCCcgctttgaaataataaaattgctttatttatatgtgCTCACTTCAAGTATTTTATGTCTGTTGTTATTAAGTCTCTATttcaactataaataaatgtatttataatctgtgttaacttaatttatcactacatagtacaaaacaaagtcgctttatctgtacgcttaaatctttacaactacgcaacgggttttgatgcagtttttttaatagatagagtgattcgagaggaagatttttgtgaATAATACATTCTAATGTAAACTAAATTTCGTAGTACATTTAATATCAGCTTTGCATCCGAGCGGACCCagggctggtcgctagtattGGCAGAATGGATTGTGCACAAATTGCACTGtacacgtattaaaaaaaaaaaacattttattgctttttaataatcattattatctgTTAATTCACACTCGATCTGTTCTAGTGAACTAAAGCGCAATGTAACAAGCTGTGAATCTTCCTTCAGTAGGAAAGGAGGACATGTCCTATGCTTAGCAGATGGatactaaaaaggttttatgttacttatattaaaattctattgAAGGGTGGATATGATTTTGTACATGGAGattcattgttttaattatccATTGTTAAAAATGCCTACAgcctacttatatttttataatttttgtcagaACATATTAAGAAATTGTCTCAGGAGTACGTATAGTATTGCCAGATTAAGAAAACTattgctataattataattttattacgattGGTTATATAACTGCttggtaaaatttaattttaccgcAGAATATTAGTTCTGCATTAAACTTTACAGACAATGTAGTCAATTTCGTCTGTGCGTAAGTTGAACTCAAACAATCATTGCTCCCGTGGAACAAAAGTGTTTTCTCacagataataacaaatatttcacaATAGTTCCTGTGAATTTAttgttcaatataaattattttgtagtaccTAGAAGAAAgttcgtttgtaaaaatatattggtaagaaaggtatattattcgatacaagattaataattaataattacagacATAATTGtatagacatacatacatatataattgtatttaactaatatgactgtatttttaaatgttgaaaaagagtaactactgagtttcttgccggttctttttggtagaatctacattccgaaccggtggtagcttcacttaattgttaaaatttttgtttgaatttttgttaaattcaaaagtgcttgttaaagccttgtaaaaagtttattttgatttgatttgatttgaaagaaaGGGTattagtagttaatattttacattaattatgtaataatcataTGCTATATgcatatgattattattattttttttatctcctCTCCTATAGAGTTGATAAAAGGGTACCTATTTATATTGCACCTTTggtggaataattaatatatcatgtattttaattatattcaatttacttGGTAAATGCGTCTAcagcaattaattatataattgaattgttTATACAATAAAGCTGAAAAATAAACTCATTATATGAATGTAGAAAACTTAAAGAAACTTCATACAAAActtttgaaagatttttttactaaGCTGTAGATTGGACATCtttcgtatatatttatgtagattttctaaatttgatttgatcattGACTTATAAATTGAAGTATAGTTTTAACTGAAATTGATAACAATTTACAAAGTTACAGGGCGAAATTATAACTCTAGCAGTCTCTTATTAAATGTTCGGATTGATTGAAATTGGACTTAATATGAAAGCTAATAAAAATTGAGATTCAGAGGATTTACTTTAAACAACTATTTATATGAAGTGAAATCATACGTGAtaaagttttacattttttttaatacatagttatGGCAAGTAAAATATTAGCATTTTTtccaagatatttttttcttcactaTGGAGCAcggtatgaattataaattaagtgatATTTGCTTGCACGgattataaccactgggccatccgaTTTTGGTTAAATTACGACAAAATTTCTGAGAGTTTTGTAATAAACTGTATCttagaaacaaatatttcattcctcgataaataataaatcatctaTTTCGTCGAACGGGGTAGTAAACTTGGCAGTGTTTACAGCGCTAAAAATAAGTACTTAGAGTTTACAGCACTGCTAACTTTATAACTCTAGTGACGAGCTACTGAGAAATTcttgaaaaactttttattgacCTGACCTGCCGTTTGGATCCAGGTCTGCAACCTTATCAGATAAACAAGAGCCTTGCAACACTgcatactcgtatatatatactaatatggAACAAATTTGTGGTTCTTATTTATTCAGCGTCAATAGTCTTTATTTCGTTATATTGTGTTTCGATTTAGTAGATGAGCCAGTTTGTGAAATAAAAAGCACATCCAAGTGCGTTGATTATTTAAGATGGAAGTTCATAATTCGTGCCAATATCTATGAGTAGTAGTGATCGTATCACGTAGCCTATTTCGaaggaaaaaagaaaaaaatattaccgaTAACATTGGATTTAATGAAGACCACTTCTAGTAtcgaaaaaaaggaaaaatataatataacccaATACGTTTGACCCTCAAGCCTTACACTAAGCATTCCTAAAACGATACGTTATTCTTACCCTGTGTCGTGCTTCGAGTGGTTCCAAGTACATAGTTGAAACATACGAGAACACTTCACCCCTAGAGATCCTTCAACTCGTAGCAGACCCAATTCTAGCGATTAATTGAGTGGCCGAAGGGAAGCTGAATTGGCTATCGTAGACCGAATGTTATGTTTTGTGGTCTGAGTGCGTTCGGTTATCTTTCTtatgaatgtaatttttatttcccTGTAAGGTAAATATTCGCATCCGGTATTCTTCTTTTCAAAAACCTTCTAAACTAAGCTTACTTGgcttatatactatttttagtaCTATTTATTGTACCCAAAGTGAGACAGACTAGTTacgatttttccaaaaaaaacaaagcatttccaatttatatttaaagtctcCCGAAGGAGATATTACTCCGCGGGCGTGTGCGTAAATATAagactattatatttttttaatttcattgtccAATGGTAAAGATATGCATCACTAATGTGTAAGAGGAGAGTTACTTATCTAACAAACCCAGAAGAGCTCTGAGTGTGACAATAAGTGTCATTATTGAGTATTAAAATCTAGAAATTTTGAAGTCCTCATGTGGGATTAGACTATATAACTTGTGACCTCATTAGCCATATAAGCTAGACCaactagaaatatttttttttgtataaatatgcgAACGGACCaatgatggtgagtggtcatcATCGCTCATAGACttgagctgtaagaaatattaatcaatttttacaTCGCAAATGCGCCGCCAAAATATGATGGTAAGTCTTTGTGTATATACTGGTTCAATCACCCTTTAATCCGCAAAACAATatgaagtattgctgtttggcggtataatttttgatatttcttcTATTTTTGATCCTTTCTAGGCCTCAATGCGCCGTCAAACATGATCATCTAATATGCTATGCTCCTCGTGCAATAATTAATCGTACATTGTACTGTTGTAGGCCGACCTTGGCTACGTTTTTACTAAAA
The Vanessa cardui chromosome 10, ilVanCard2.1, whole genome shotgun sequence genome window above contains:
- the LOC124533232 gene encoding transcription initiation protein SPT3 homolog, translating into MVSYFTIDATGEGTNFQKEISNMMHGFGDNPNPNAATVVLVENIVLQQLRSMLQESLNNSTMRGSNTITNYDIIYLVRKNPVKLKRLHDYQIKLDRIDKNRQSTVTTPTETILPGIILEEEKEVTLKKKRTHIDVIKEIDETDEMSLIKFDAIDYLRKVRASKITESMSYEKYEAYHKARCSSFRSSYGLSKGFVKLERWINPNKELKINSLALEVLCFLAYETVAEIVDAVFLIRQDSKKKSGDPFSKFEGGYFCNPQSLNNAVYIKSGYEGCPAITVAEVREVLRRYFTPRSGMNGLFYRNMSMDLPVRYIAI
- the LOC124532866 gene encoding iron-sulfur cluster co-chaperone protein HscB is translated as MLTQRLFRNLSIIGTKHQIRYLSCWSCGNNITTMVSNLFCSNCKVLQRPDKSENYFKILGVKETYDLDENELSKKYKELQKYLHPDKYANRNKEEQEISAQYSSLVNDAYKTLLEPLSRGVYMLRLRGKEIPEKTQLDQEFLFKIMEKNEEVENADTEEEIMRLDKENKAVIKDLQKQLSTAFFDGDLKRVLHLLSHMKYYTSIDNQIQSAIRNKGIFK